A stretch of Triticum aestivum cultivar Chinese Spring chromosome 1D, IWGSC CS RefSeq v2.1, whole genome shotgun sequence DNA encodes these proteins:
- the LOC123181935 gene encoding endo-1,3;1,4-beta-D-glucanase isoform X1: protein MASPQCCADPPTLNPAGGEGRVVDSFGGITAYVAGARESKAAVVLISDIFGFEAPNLRGLRTFPHKTRSPPFYFSHCMVFEKRMTETQSFRSNHSLLWMDRKIADKVASSGYFVVVPDFLHGDPYVPENADRPIQVWLKEHAPGKAFEEAKPVIAALKEQGVSTVGAAGYCWGAKGVAELAKANEIQAAVMSHPSFVTVDDIKEVKCPIAILGAETDKTSPPELVKQFEQVLSSSNSGIAHFVKIFPGVSHGWTVRYKSEDAGAVKSAEEALSDMIDWFNKNLK from the exons ATGGCTAGCCCGCAGTGCTGCGCGGACCCGCCGACGCTCAACCCCGCCGGCGGGGAGGGCAGGGTCGTCGACAGCTTCGGCGGGATCACGGCGTACGTCGCCGGCGCCCGAGAGTCCAAGGCCGCTGTCGTCCTCATCTCCGATATCTTCG GGTTTGAAGCACCGAATCTGAG gggtttgcgcacttttccccacaagactcgatcgcctccgttttatttctcgcactgcatggtgtttgagaaacggatgaccgagacacaatctttcagaagcaatcactctttactctggatggaccg GAAGATAGCCGATAAAGTTGCTTCGTCTGGATATTTTGTTGTGGTGCCAGATTTCTTACATGGGGATCCATATGTACCTGAAAACGCTGACAGGCCAATACAAGTGTGGTTAAAAGAACATGCTCCG GGAAAAGCATTTGAAGAGGCAAAACCTGTTATTGCTGCTCTAAAAGAACAAGGAGTATCTACTGTTGGGGCTGCAGGTTATTGTTGGGGTG CAAAGGGAGTTGCAGAGTTAGCGAAAGCTAATGAGATACAGGCAGCTGTTATGTCACACCCTTCTTTTGTTACTGTTGACGATATCAAAG AGGTGAAATGCCCCATCGCTATACTTGGAGCTGAAACTGACAAAACATCCCCACCAGAATTGGTCAAGCAGTTCGAGCAGGTTCTATCCTCTTCTAACTCTGGG ATTGCTCACTTTGTCAAGATTTTCCCTGGGGTTTCTCATGGATGGACTGTGAGATACAAAAGTGAAGACGCAGGTGCTGTGAAGAGTGCTGAGGAAGCCCTGTCAGACATGATCGACTGGTTTAACAAGAACCTAAAGTGA
- the LOC123181935 gene encoding endo-1,3;1,4-beta-D-glucanase isoform X2 gives MASPQCCADPPTLNPAGGEGRVVDSFGGITAYVAGARESKAAVVLISDIFGFEAPNLRKIADKVASSGYFVVVPDFLHGDPYVPENADRPIQVWLKEHAPGKAFEEAKPVIAALKEQGVSTVGAAGYCWGAKGVAELAKANEIQAAVMSHPSFVTVDDIKEVKCPIAILGAETDKTSPPELVKQFEQVLSSSNSGIAHFVKIFPGVSHGWTVRYKSEDAGAVKSAEEALSDMIDWFNKNLK, from the exons ATGGCTAGCCCGCAGTGCTGCGCGGACCCGCCGACGCTCAACCCCGCCGGCGGGGAGGGCAGGGTCGTCGACAGCTTCGGCGGGATCACGGCGTACGTCGCCGGCGCCCGAGAGTCCAAGGCCGCTGTCGTCCTCATCTCCGATATCTTCG GGTTTGAAGCACCGAATCTGAG GAAGATAGCCGATAAAGTTGCTTCGTCTGGATATTTTGTTGTGGTGCCAGATTTCTTACATGGGGATCCATATGTACCTGAAAACGCTGACAGGCCAATACAAGTGTGGTTAAAAGAACATGCTCCG GGAAAAGCATTTGAAGAGGCAAAACCTGTTATTGCTGCTCTAAAAGAACAAGGAGTATCTACTGTTGGGGCTGCAGGTTATTGTTGGGGTG CAAAGGGAGTTGCAGAGTTAGCGAAAGCTAATGAGATACAGGCAGCTGTTATGTCACACCCTTCTTTTGTTACTGTTGACGATATCAAAG AGGTGAAATGCCCCATCGCTATACTTGGAGCTGAAACTGACAAAACATCCCCACCAGAATTGGTCAAGCAGTTCGAGCAGGTTCTATCCTCTTCTAACTCTGGG ATTGCTCACTTTGTCAAGATTTTCCCTGGGGTTTCTCATGGATGGACTGTGAGATACAAAAGTGAAGACGCAGGTGCTGTGAAGAGTGCTGAGGAAGCCCTGTCAGACATGATCGACTGGTTTAACAAGAACCTAAAGTGA